Part of the Coregonus clupeaformis isolate EN_2021a chromosome 8, ASM2061545v1, whole genome shotgun sequence genome, CATCTTCAATCTTGAGAAGAACCCAACATTCTCATAACAAATCTGTTCCAGAACCTAAGCTTTGCTTTATACTGTCAGCCAATATGGCTTCCTCTTCGATTAAGTGGCAGAAGACGCATTGTATTACAACAGTATTGCTGAAAAGAATGTAACCACATAAGACCACAGGTAAGAACCTTAACAGCTCAGCAAGTTTGAAGATGTGCGCGACGCAGAAGATGCTCTTCACAACCTGGACAGGAAGTGGGTGTGTGGCCGACAGATTGAAATCCAGTTTGCGCAGGGAGACCGAAAGAGTAAGGCAGTTTCACAAATTTCCTGTGTTTCATGAAGTAACAATGTACAGTATCAAGCACAATTTCTTGTTTGCGATTTATTGATGTTACTTTCAGCTGTACATTCAAATGCATGTGTTTTCTATCTCATGTGGTACAACTGCGATACCTTTAAGGAAAGCTAAACcactatgtactgtatgtttgctTGGTGGGTTTTTCTCTCTTCTCCCAAACCCTTTTTTACATCACAGCACCCAATCAGATgaaagggaaggaggggggatCTTCGCGCAGCTCTTCGCGGCATGATGATCGGGATTATGATCGGGACAGCCGTCGTAGGCGCTCTCGCAGCCGTAGCTACCAAAGACGCAGGTCACGCAGCCCATCCTACGATCGCCGGCCCAGACGCTCTGAGAGTCCCAGAGAGTAAGGGCCTTTCCAGTGTTCTCCAGCTAGCGTGCTTCAAATAAGATTGTAAAGCTTATACAAAATGTCACAGTCTATTGATTACATTCTGATTGATGTTTTGTTACCTAGCTCCCGTGGAAGGATGTACGGCGGTAGAGGAAGAAGCAGGAGTCCGGAAAATGACAGGTGGGTCCTTGACACTGGGATTATGGCAattaagccctttatctacttccccagagtccaaTGAACTCaaagataaaaaaaaatatatctctgtgtccagtatgaaggaagtacgAGGTattttcgcgagccaatgctaacgagtgttagcgcaatgactggaagtctacaagaacagttagcatgctagctgttcccgTAGACTTCGTCaattgcactaacgctagttagcaacttccttcaaactgcacgcagtcAATAATTTGTCTCTTGAACAGCTGAACCCCTGACAATGAAACACATTCTGGGCACCTTCTATAAACTTACTAATCATTAGATGGCTGTGATCTTCTGTCACTTTTGCTGTCCTCCATCAGTGGAAGGGATTATACActggacaaaaatataaacgcaaaatgtaaagtgttggtcccgtgtttcatgagctgaaataaaagatccaagacattttctatacgcacaaaaatattatttctctcaaatgttgtccaCAAATtcgtttacatccttgttagtgagcatttgtccattgccaagataatccatccacctgacaggtgtggcatatcaagaaactgagtaaacagcatgatcattacacaggtgcaccttgtgctggagacaataaaaggccactctaaaatgtgtagttttgtcacacaacacaatgccacagatgtctgatgTTTTGAGGAAGCGTGAAATTGgcaggctgactgcaggaatgtccacgagCTGTTGCCGGAAAATGGAATGttgatttctctaccataagccgcctccaatgttgttttagagaatttggcagaacttccaaccggcctcacaactgcagaccacgtgtaaccacgccagcccaggacctccacatccggcttcttcacctgcgggatcgtctgagaccagccacccggacagctgatgaaactgtgggtttgcgcaacccaagaatttctgcacaaaatgtcagaaaccgtctcagggaagctcatctgcgtgctcgacgtcctcaccagggtcttgacctgactgcagttcggagtcgtaacagacttcagtgggcgaatgctcaccttcaatggccactggcacactggtgaagtgtgctcttcacggattaatcctggtttcaactgtaccgggcagatggcagacagcgtgtatggcgtcgagTGGGTgtacggtttgctgatgtcaacgttgtgaacagagtgaggttatggtatgggcaggcataagctacggacaatgagc contains:
- the LOC121571855 gene encoding serine/arginine-rich splicing factor 10 isoform X2; its protein translation is MFKVTNLNYFFEDVRDAEDALHNLDRKWVCGRQIEIQFAQGDRKTPNQMKGKEGGSSRSSSRHDDRDYDRDSRRRRSRSRSYQRRRSRSPSYDRRPRRSESPRDSRGRMYGGRGRSRSPENDRHRPHPRDHRRPPPGHSPHSQSRSPSHSRPRAQRESRGKSRSRSKSLSPQDGDFHPAPGGYEPQDEASSRMRSPSRSRSRSRSRSRSRSWTGRKSGGH